From the Ctenopharyngodon idella isolate HZGC_01 chromosome 3, HZGC01, whole genome shotgun sequence genome, one window contains:
- the LOC127510233 gene encoding ecto-ADP-ribosyltransferase 5-like, translating into YKDFNEAVRSGKQKYKAKTYEWYTLHFFLTRAIRKLKKIQNECVTTYRRTHSTYVKENVLNTEVRFGSFASSSFDQQVISGFGDKSCFEIYTCFGADLTEYSQHPKMQEVLIPPYETFKVKEIKEKTNKNNLWCDTVYKLESFQERSDLRCAIVNMINSEKK; encoded by the coding sequence tataaagatttcaATGAGGCTGTTCGTAGTggtaaacaaaaatacaaagccAAGACTTACGAATGGTATACACTTCACTTTTTCTTAACAAGAGCAATACGAAAGCTGAAGAAAATACAGAATGAATGTGTGACAACTTATCGTCGTACACATTCGACATATGTGAAAGAGAATGTTTTAAACACAGAGGTTCGTTTTGGCTCATTTGCATCCTCCTCTTTTGATCAACAAGTAATAAGTGGTTTTGGAGATAAGTCCTGTTTTGAAATCTACACTTGTTTTGGTGCTGATCTGACAGAATATTCTCAGCATCCTAAAATGCAAGAGGTGCTGATTCCTCCATATGAAACGTTTAAAGTCAAGGAGATCAAGGAGAAAACAAATAAGAACAATCTCTGGTGTGACACTGTGTACAAGCTGGAAAGCTTTCAAGAAAGAAGTGACCTGAGATGTGCAATAGTGAATATGATTaactctgaaaaaaaataa